Proteins encoded together in one Microbacterium sp. ABRD28 window:
- the pheA gene encoding prephenate dehydratase: protein MTSDAAGTEASVPTRRTYSFLGPAGTFTEAALAQVPEARGQIWRPVHNVGEALSDVIDDRAHAAMIAIENSVDGGVSTAQDALATVAGLRIIGEYLVPVDFVLVGRRGVRLEDVSLVSAHPVAYAQCLQWLTRTLPAHAHIPASSNVASALGLLDGTSDADAAIAPPGILEHHDLELLAEKIGDNLNAVTRFVLVGKTVAPPDPTGADKTSLIVELPDDRPGALLEMLEQFATRGINLSLLASRPIGDELGRYRFVIDADGHVHDERMADALLGLRRFSPKVIFLGSYPRADRAVVRYPDRYSDDVFVEARDWLRGLLSGEPEH, encoded by the coding sequence GTGACTTCCGACGCCGCCGGGACCGAGGCATCCGTTCCCACTCGCCGGACCTACAGTTTCCTCGGCCCCGCCGGCACCTTCACCGAGGCGGCGCTCGCGCAGGTTCCCGAGGCCCGGGGACAGATCTGGCGGCCCGTGCACAACGTCGGTGAGGCCCTTTCCGACGTCATCGACGATCGCGCGCACGCGGCGATGATCGCGATCGAGAACTCCGTCGACGGCGGTGTGTCCACCGCCCAGGACGCCCTCGCCACCGTTGCGGGTCTCCGGATCATCGGCGAGTACCTCGTGCCGGTCGACTTCGTGCTCGTCGGGCGCCGAGGAGTGCGGCTCGAAGACGTCTCACTCGTCTCGGCGCACCCGGTGGCCTACGCGCAGTGCCTGCAGTGGCTGACGCGGACCCTTCCCGCCCACGCGCACATCCCGGCATCCAGCAACGTCGCCAGCGCCCTGGGCCTTCTGGACGGCACCAGCGATGCGGATGCCGCGATCGCCCCGCCGGGGATCCTCGAGCACCACGACCTCGAGCTTCTCGCCGAGAAGATCGGCGACAACCTCAATGCCGTGACCCGGTTCGTGCTGGTCGGCAAGACCGTGGCGCCGCCCGATCCGACCGGAGCCGACAAGACATCGCTCATCGTCGAGCTTCCCGATGACCGCCCGGGGGCGCTCCTGGAGATGCTCGAGCAGTTCGCCACCCGCGGGATCAATCTCTCGCTCCTCGCCTCACGGCCGATCGGCGACGAGCTCGGCCGCTATCGCTTCGTCATCGACGCCGACGGCCATGTCCATGACGAGCGCATGGCCGATGCGCTGCTGGGCCTTCGCCGCTTCAGCCCGAAGGTGATCTTCCTCGGTTCGTACCCGCGGGCCGACCGAGCCGTCGTGCGCTATCCCGACCGGTACTCCGACGACGTCTTCGTCGAGGCGCGCGACTGGCTGCGAGGACTCCTCAGCGGCGAGCCCGAGCACTGA
- a CDS encoding low temperature requirement protein A: MSPADPPAPAGRRPGRVRLPRPMTTGEDSRVTTFELFFDLVYVFAFTQVSRLMAETHNAAGIAQALIILALLWWTWVGYAWLANRLPADQPFLRTGMTVAMIGVFLCALTIPEAFDDFDGGLYGPIVFAVAYAVVRLVHLILFFVTATDDPPLLRQLMVWSVSSVLPACAALIIGAAIGGEVQAWVWALAIVFEGLGTRALSPGGGGWRIHSVAHWSERHGLIVILALGESIVAIGVGVAREPISVPIILGTATSIVISVLLWWSYFRRLATVGEHALARLSGGPLVKLARDAYSYVHFLIVAGIVLAALGIEDAMAHITDTEPLGWFGAAALGSGIALFAAGTVWFAVLVGERRPYFRGLEAVVATASIPLLAVLPPAAALTAAVVLMGVVAGAEGWIHLRADRREAQSSTAA, encoded by the coding sequence GTGAGCCCCGCAGACCCCCCGGCTCCGGCCGGCCGCCGCCCTGGTCGGGTGCGCCTGCCGCGGCCGATGACCACGGGCGAGGACAGCCGGGTCACGACGTTCGAGCTGTTCTTCGATCTCGTCTACGTCTTCGCGTTCACGCAGGTCTCGCGGCTGATGGCAGAGACGCACAATGCAGCGGGTATCGCGCAGGCTCTGATCATCCTGGCCCTGCTGTGGTGGACCTGGGTGGGTTACGCGTGGCTGGCGAACCGGCTGCCGGCGGACCAGCCGTTCCTGCGCACCGGGATGACCGTGGCGATGATCGGCGTCTTCCTCTGCGCCCTGACGATCCCCGAGGCCTTCGACGACTTCGACGGTGGGCTCTACGGCCCCATCGTGTTCGCCGTCGCGTACGCCGTCGTGCGCCTGGTGCACCTCATCCTGTTCTTCGTCACCGCGACGGATGATCCGCCGCTGCTGCGGCAGCTGATGGTGTGGAGCGTGTCGTCGGTGCTTCCCGCGTGTGCCGCGCTCATCATCGGTGCCGCGATCGGTGGAGAGGTGCAGGCGTGGGTCTGGGCCCTGGCGATCGTGTTCGAGGGGCTGGGCACCCGGGCGCTGTCACCCGGTGGGGGCGGGTGGCGCATCCACTCGGTCGCCCACTGGTCGGAGCGTCACGGTCTCATCGTGATCCTCGCCCTCGGCGAATCGATCGTCGCGATCGGGGTCGGGGTGGCCCGCGAGCCGATCAGCGTGCCGATCATTCTCGGCACCGCGACCTCGATCGTGATCTCGGTGCTGCTCTGGTGGTCGTACTTCCGCCGACTGGCGACGGTGGGTGAGCACGCACTCGCCCGGTTGTCCGGCGGGCCCCTCGTCAAGCTCGCCCGTGACGCATACTCCTACGTCCACTTCCTCATCGTCGCAGGTATCGTCCTGGCCGCCCTCGGCATCGAGGACGCGATGGCCCACATCACCGACACCGAACCGCTGGGATGGTTCGGTGCGGCCGCGCTCGGCTCGGGCATCGCCCTGTTCGCCGCGGGGACGGTCTGGTTCGCCGTGCTGGTCGGAGAACGTCGCCCGTACTTCCGTGGTCTCGAGGCGGTCGTCGCCACCGCGTCCATCCCGCTCCTGGCGGTGCTCCCCCCTGCGGCGGCGTTGACGGCGGCGGTCGTCCTGATGGGCGTGGTCGCGGGCGCGGAAGGCTGGATACACCTCCGCGCCGATCGCCGCGAAGCTCAGTCGTCGACGGCTGCGTGA
- a CDS encoding MarR family transcriptional regulator, producing MHAAEVPSAPAPPGPPGFRAPTTLLREVLDVSELFEERMRRELTVNPTDLEAMVHLLTTGPLTPSELAKRLGISTASTTTAVDRLVALGHVTREPHPTDRRGVMVVPTPASRVRALGMLTPMIQDVDRELDDFTAEEQEVIARYLSRVVATYRAHAAVDD from the coding sequence GTGCACGCAGCGGAAGTCCCGTCAGCGCCGGCACCCCCCGGCCCGCCCGGGTTCCGCGCGCCCACCACGCTGCTGCGCGAAGTGCTCGACGTCAGCGAGCTCTTCGAAGAGCGGATGCGTCGGGAGCTCACGGTCAATCCGACCGACCTCGAGGCGATGGTGCATCTCCTGACGACAGGCCCCCTGACGCCGAGCGAGCTGGCCAAGCGTCTCGGGATCTCGACGGCGTCGACCACCACCGCCGTGGACCGGCTCGTCGCGCTCGGTCACGTCACGCGCGAACCGCACCCCACCGATCGCCGGGGGGTGATGGTCGTTCCCACGCCCGCATCCCGCGTCCGCGCACTCGGCATGCTGACGCCGATGATCCAGGACGTCGACCGCGAACTCGACGACTTCACGGCCGAGGAGCAGGAGGTCATCGCCCGTTACCTGTCACGGGTGGTCGCGACCTACCGGGCTCACGCAGCCGTCGACGACTGA
- a CDS encoding MMPL family transporter has product MTGYVRFITAAKTSWIVLVLAAAAAAALFAWGSGGESDNAPAVGLPDSAESVQVDELLDEFPSADTTSAFLVFEAEGDELSAETLETINGKVFGDLVDFTPDGFVPPAQVSDDGRVALVIVPLDPETGIEAQSERAQEIRDAASADLGDDVRVYFTGPEGFEVDLAAVFAGADITLLLTTVVVVAILLLITYRSPWLWLVPLTVIGVADALAGIVARNVAAAVGVELDPSITGILSVLVFGAGTNYALLLIARYRDELRLHEDRREAMRRAVRGAGPAIIASGSTVALALATLLFAELAGNRALGLACAVGIVVAMIFALAVLPAALVLFGRGLFWPYIPRFGSRDAISRSPWGKLGRAVSRRPAIIAISGFVVLGALASGVFFVQTGLSQNDRFLDKPEAVVGQEIIADAFSAGATSPATVVVSRDDAEAAIAELETIDGVDAAVIAEETDDLARIDVTLDASAETPEAYAAITAMRAALDDVGAGDGLVGGLDARSLDVADAQARDQALVIPLILVLVFIVLVVLLRALVAPLLLLVAVVVSFFSAVGASWWLFQTPLFGFPAIDTNVLLFSFLFLVALGVDYSIFLVTRAKEEADRLGITQGMIRALAATGAVITSAGILLAAVFAVLGVLPLITLTQIGIIVCIGVLIDTLLVRTVIVPALTFLLRDRVWWPRRPKLSDADAAAQGADAFADPLEVERRRAAAAAASGEAEAGDPSKEAPAVAGR; this is encoded by the coding sequence ATGACCGGGTATGTGCGCTTCATCACCGCAGCCAAGACCTCGTGGATCGTGCTGGTCCTGGCTGCCGCCGCGGCGGCGGCGCTGTTCGCCTGGGGAAGCGGCGGCGAGTCCGACAACGCCCCCGCTGTCGGGCTCCCCGATTCCGCGGAGTCGGTGCAGGTCGACGAGCTGCTCGACGAATTCCCGAGCGCCGACACCACCTCGGCGTTCCTGGTCTTCGAGGCCGAGGGCGACGAGCTGAGCGCCGAGACTCTGGAGACCATCAACGGCAAGGTGTTCGGCGACCTGGTCGACTTCACCCCCGACGGGTTCGTGCCGCCGGCGCAGGTCTCGGATGACGGGCGGGTCGCGCTGGTGATCGTGCCGCTCGATCCCGAGACCGGCATCGAGGCGCAGTCCGAGCGTGCGCAGGAGATCCGGGATGCCGCCTCCGCCGACCTCGGCGACGACGTGCGCGTGTACTTCACCGGTCCCGAGGGCTTCGAGGTCGATCTCGCCGCGGTGTTCGCCGGGGCCGACATCACGCTGCTGCTCACCACTGTGGTCGTCGTCGCGATCCTCCTCCTCATCACCTATCGCAGTCCGTGGCTCTGGCTCGTGCCGCTGACGGTGATCGGCGTCGCCGATGCGCTGGCGGGCATCGTGGCACGCAACGTCGCCGCCGCTGTCGGCGTCGAACTCGACCCGTCGATCACCGGCATCCTCTCGGTGCTCGTCTTCGGTGCGGGCACGAACTACGCCCTCCTTCTCATCGCCCGCTACCGCGACGAGTTGCGGCTTCATGAAGATCGCCGCGAGGCGATGCGGCGGGCGGTGCGCGGCGCCGGCCCCGCGATCATCGCGAGTGGATCGACCGTCGCGCTGGCCCTTGCGACACTCCTCTTCGCCGAGCTCGCGGGCAACCGGGCCCTCGGACTGGCCTGCGCCGTGGGGATCGTGGTCGCCATGATCTTCGCGCTGGCGGTGCTCCCGGCCGCCCTCGTGCTGTTCGGGCGAGGGCTGTTCTGGCCCTACATCCCGCGGTTCGGGTCGCGCGACGCCATTTCGCGGAGCCCGTGGGGCAAACTCGGGCGCGCCGTCTCGCGCCGCCCCGCGATCATCGCGATCAGCGGATTCGTCGTGCTGGGCGCCCTCGCCTCGGGCGTGTTCTTCGTGCAGACCGGTCTGTCGCAGAACGACCGGTTCCTCGACAAGCCCGAGGCGGTCGTCGGTCAGGAGATCATCGCCGACGCGTTCTCGGCAGGTGCCACTTCGCCCGCCACGGTCGTCGTCAGCAGGGATGACGCCGAAGCGGCCATCGCAGAACTCGAGACCATCGATGGGGTCGACGCCGCAGTGATCGCCGAGGAGACCGACGACCTCGCGCGCATCGATGTCACCCTCGACGCCAGCGCCGAGACCCCGGAGGCGTACGCCGCCATCACGGCGATGCGCGCCGCGCTCGATGATGTGGGTGCCGGCGACGGCCTGGTCGGCGGACTCGACGCTCGCTCGCTCGACGTCGCCGACGCGCAGGCCCGCGACCAGGCGCTGGTGATCCCGCTCATCCTGGTGCTCGTCTTCATCGTGCTCGTCGTGCTGCTGCGGGCTCTCGTCGCGCCGCTGCTGCTGCTCGTCGCCGTCGTGGTGAGCTTCTTCTCGGCGGTCGGGGCGAGCTGGTGGCTGTTCCAGACGCCGCTGTTCGGCTTCCCCGCGATCGACACGAACGTACTGCTGTTCAGCTTCCTCTTCCTCGTCGCCCTGGGCGTGGACTACAGCATCTTCCTCGTCACCCGGGCCAAGGAGGAGGCCGACCGGCTCGGCATCACCCAGGGGATGATCCGGGCGCTGGCCGCGACCGGTGCCGTCATCACCAGCGCCGGCATCCTGCTCGCCGCTGTGTTCGCCGTCCTCGGGGTGCTGCCGCTCATCACCCTCACGCAGATCGGCATCATCGTCTGCATCGGCGTGCTCATCGACACACTGCTCGTCCGGACTGTCATCGTGCCCGCGCTGACCTTCCTCCTGCGCGACCGGGTGTGGTGGCCGCGTCGTCCGAAGCTCAGCGACGCGGACGCGGCCGCGCAGGGCGCAGACGCGTTCGCCGACCCGCTGGAGGTCGAGCGTCGCCGGGCCGCCGCCGCGGCGGCGTCGGGCGAAGCCGAAGCCGGCGACCCGTCGAAGGAGGCGCCCGCCGTCGCGGGGCGCTGA
- a CDS encoding LLM class flavin-dependent oxidoreductase: MSITLSVLDLVPVRAGQTSAEAVAASLTLVETAERLGYARYWFAEHHNMPAVASTAPPVLIAAAAARTSRIRVGSGGVMLPNHSPLVVAEQFAALEAIAPGRIDLGIGRAPGSDPVISQLLRMSGTTSDVERFPDHIGDILALTSPDGAAIRLTSGSTYEVRATPAAQNAPDVWLLGSSDYSAQLAASLGLPYVFANHFSGAGLDRALQLYRDQYRPSEAHPNPRTFVTANIVAAPTSEEAEARALPQLRMMVRLRTNQTLTPLETVEDAQSAAPLSPMADQIMAAARATWFVGTGDDVAAGLADLAARAGVDEVMVSPIAGAFASEQRDAAAGRTQSLTLLAQAMASRADAASAGTAPALAG, encoded by the coding sequence ATGAGCATCACCCTGTCGGTCCTCGACCTCGTGCCGGTGCGCGCCGGTCAGACCAGTGCCGAGGCGGTCGCGGCATCCCTCACCCTCGTCGAGACCGCGGAACGTCTCGGCTACGCGCGGTACTGGTTCGCCGAGCACCACAACATGCCGGCCGTCGCCTCGACGGCACCACCGGTGCTGATCGCCGCAGCCGCGGCGCGCACCTCGCGGATCCGGGTCGGGTCCGGCGGGGTGATGCTTCCCAATCACTCCCCCCTCGTCGTCGCCGAACAGTTCGCCGCGCTCGAGGCGATCGCGCCCGGCCGCATCGACCTGGGCATCGGACGGGCGCCCGGCAGCGATCCGGTCATCAGCCAGCTGTTGCGGATGTCGGGAACCACCAGCGACGTCGAACGCTTCCCCGACCACATCGGCGACATCCTGGCGCTCACCTCACCCGATGGCGCGGCGATCCGCTTGACCTCCGGCAGCACGTACGAGGTGCGCGCGACCCCGGCGGCGCAGAACGCCCCCGACGTCTGGCTGCTCGGTTCGAGCGATTACTCGGCCCAGCTCGCCGCCTCGCTCGGTCTCCCCTACGTCTTCGCCAACCACTTCTCCGGTGCCGGCCTCGACCGGGCCCTGCAGCTGTACCGCGACCAGTATCGGCCTTCCGAGGCGCACCCGAATCCGCGTACCTTCGTCACGGCCAACATCGTCGCGGCCCCCACCTCGGAAGAGGCGGAGGCGCGAGCCTTGCCGCAGCTGCGGATGATGGTGCGGCTGCGCACCAACCAGACCCTCACCCCGCTCGAGACCGTCGAAGACGCGCAGAGCGCGGCGCCGCTCTCCCCCATGGCCGATCAGATCATGGCAGCCGCCCGCGCGACCTGGTTCGTGGGCACCGGCGACGACGTGGCGGCGGGCCTGGCCGATCTCGCCGCACGCGCGGGGGTCGACGAGGTCATGGTGTCGCCGATCGCGGGAGCGTTCGCGTCAGAACAGAGGGATGCCGCGGCGGGGCGCACCCAGTCGCTCACGCTCCTCGCCCAGGCGATGGCGTCTCGCGCCGACGCGGCGTCGGCAGGGACGGCGCCCGCACTCGCGGGCTGA
- a CDS encoding NAD(P)-binding domain-containing protein has translation MPNGVRPLATHMTTIGIIGAGHIGSQLARAFTGVGYDVVIANSRGPETLKDLVDEVGPKLRAATAEEAAEAADIAVVTVPLKAIGAIPVEPLAGKIVLDTNNYYFERDGHIEALDRGETTTSQLLQDHLPTSKVVKAFNNIMSTQITTDGSPAGTPNRRALGTASDFPEAIETMTRLYDELGFDTVNAGPLSESWRLERDRPGYGQRQTADEMRENLARANRLP, from the coding sequence ATGCCCAACGGGGTCCGTCCGTTGGCCACACACATGACCACCATCGGAATCATCGGCGCCGGACACATCGGCAGCCAGCTCGCACGCGCATTCACCGGAGTCGGCTACGACGTCGTCATCGCGAACTCCCGCGGACCCGAAACGCTCAAGGATCTCGTCGACGAGGTGGGCCCGAAGCTCCGCGCCGCCACGGCAGAGGAAGCCGCCGAGGCCGCTGACATCGCCGTCGTCACCGTGCCGCTGAAGGCGATCGGCGCGATCCCCGTCGAACCGCTCGCCGGCAAGATCGTGCTCGACACCAACAACTACTACTTCGAGCGCGACGGCCACATCGAGGCCCTCGACCGCGGCGAGACCACGACCTCGCAGCTTCTTCAGGACCACCTCCCGACCTCGAAGGTCGTCAAGGCGTTCAACAACATCATGTCCACGCAGATCACCACCGACGGTTCGCCCGCAGGGACGCCGAACCGCCGCGCGCTCGGTACGGCGAGCGACTTCCCGGAGGCCATCGAGACGATGACACGCCTCTACGACGAGCTCGGCTTCGACACCGTCAACGCCGGCCCGCTCAGCGAGTCGTGGCGTCTCGAGCGCGACCGCCCGGGGTACGGGCAGCGTCAGACCGCGGACGAGATGCGCGAGAACCTCGCCCGAGCGAACCGCCTTCCCTGA
- a CDS encoding deoxyribodipyrimidine photo-lyase: MAAPSIVWFRDDLRLGDNPALRAALDRDAPVIGVYVLDEDSPGVRALGGAARWWLHHSLTSLGDDLAAKGATLVLRRGAASDVLPALVTDTGAGAVFWNRRYSLPERDIDADLKASLREDGVTVESFAASLLFEPWTVKTGAGKPFSVYSPFWRACLSLPAPRAPLPEPREVPGFSGRVDSDDLDDWELLPTSPDWAGGLRERWTPGEAAAKRRLKEFIAGDLGGYDRSRDEPASGSTSMLSPRLRWGELSPHQIWAAAVDEGNPRRFLSELGWREFAWHTLFHHPDLATVNLRREFDAFPWPRLKPSHLRAWQRGETGVAMVDAGMKELWVSGWMHNRVRMVTASFLIKNLLIDWRRGEQWFWDCLVDADAANNPFSWQWVAGSGADAAPYFRVFNPELQAEKFDPKREYIRTWAPEHASGDAPAPIVDLKESRKAALEAYEAVKRAPR; this comes from the coding sequence ATGGCTGCGCCCTCGATCGTCTGGTTCCGCGACGACCTCCGCCTCGGCGACAACCCCGCGCTGCGCGCGGCGCTCGACCGCGACGCGCCCGTCATCGGCGTCTACGTGCTCGACGAGGATTCCCCCGGCGTGCGCGCGCTCGGCGGGGCTGCGAGGTGGTGGCTCCACCACTCGCTGACCTCGCTCGGCGACGACCTCGCCGCCAAGGGGGCGACGCTCGTGCTGCGGCGGGGCGCGGCATCCGATGTCCTTCCCGCTCTCGTCACCGACACCGGTGCGGGCGCGGTCTTCTGGAACCGGCGCTACAGCCTGCCCGAACGCGACATCGACGCCGATCTGAAGGCGAGCCTGCGTGAGGACGGTGTCACGGTGGAGTCGTTCGCCGCGTCGCTGCTGTTCGAGCCGTGGACGGTGAAGACCGGGGCGGGGAAGCCGTTCTCGGTCTACAGCCCGTTCTGGCGGGCGTGCCTGTCGCTGCCGGCGCCGCGGGCACCGCTGCCCGAACCCCGCGAGGTGCCGGGGTTCTCGGGACGCGTCGACTCCGACGACCTCGACGACTGGGAGCTGCTGCCCACCTCGCCCGACTGGGCCGGCGGCCTGCGCGAGCGGTGGACACCGGGCGAGGCGGCGGCGAAGCGGCGGCTGAAGGAGTTCATCGCGGGCGACCTCGGCGGTTACGATCGGAGCCGCGACGAACCGGCGTCGGGGTCGACGTCGATGCTGTCGCCGCGCCTGCGCTGGGGCGAGCTCAGCCCCCACCAGATCTGGGCTGCCGCGGTCGACGAGGGGAACCCCCGCCGGTTCCTCTCCGAGCTCGGGTGGCGCGAATTCGCCTGGCACACCCTGTTCCACCACCCCGACCTCGCGACGGTGAACCTCCGCCGCGAGTTCGACGCCTTCCCGTGGCCCCGGCTGAAGCCCTCGCACCTGCGGGCGTGGCAGAGGGGCGAGACCGGCGTGGCGATGGTCGATGCCGGAATGAAGGAGCTGTGGGTCTCGGGCTGGATGCACAACCGGGTGCGGATGGTGACGGCGTCGTTCCTCATCAAGAACCTCCTCATCGACTGGCGGCGCGGCGAGCAGTGGTTCTGGGACTGCCTGGTCGACGCCGATGCCGCGAACAATCCGTTCAGCTGGCAGTGGGTCGCGGGGTCGGGCGCCGACGCCGCCCCGTACTTCCGGGTGTTCAACCCCGAGCTGCAGGCCGAGAAGTTCGATCCGAAGCGCGAATACATCCGCACCTGGGCGCCCGAACACGCCTCCGGCGACGCCCCCGCGCCGATCGTCGACCTGAAGGAGTCGCGCAAGGCGGCGCTGGAGGCGTACGAGGCGGTCAAGCGCGCGCCGCGCTGA
- a CDS encoding alpha/beta hydrolase fold domain-containing protein: MAASPEARAFWAQMAAAPQQVSLPVAARRAAGEHAEDATAEPSGVTFSTHPLGLRVRPTDGEIGARILYLFGGGYMLGSPASRRKTAGHLARSAHAEVWVASYRLAPEHPFPAAFDDATAAFRALPADLPRFVAGDSSGGGLAAAVGSAEGADGLILFSPWGDLTCSGGTMDANAAVDIECTRDSLLEMAGWYAGTHDRRDPRISPALASGGRLPPLLAFAGSDEILLDDARRLVARSVRGDLVVGDGMQHVWPIWVGVFPEAGEAMARAGSWIRDASSGGSSS, translated from the coding sequence ATGGCGGCATCACCTGAAGCGCGCGCCTTCTGGGCGCAGATGGCCGCAGCGCCGCAGCAGGTGTCCCTCCCCGTTGCGGCGCGTCGGGCCGCGGGGGAGCACGCCGAGGATGCCACGGCGGAACCGAGCGGCGTGACCTTCTCAACGCATCCGCTCGGGCTTCGGGTCCGCCCGACCGACGGCGAGATCGGTGCGCGCATCCTCTACCTCTTCGGCGGCGGCTACATGCTCGGATCTCCGGCGTCGCGCCGAAAGACGGCGGGCCACCTGGCGCGTTCCGCGCATGCCGAAGTGTGGGTGGCGTCGTATCGCCTGGCCCCGGAGCACCCCTTCCCCGCCGCGTTCGACGATGCCACGGCCGCCTTCCGGGCGCTCCCCGCCGACCTGCCGAGGTTCGTCGCGGGGGACTCGTCGGGGGGAGGCTTGGCTGCAGCGGTGGGATCCGCCGAAGGCGCGGACGGGCTCATCCTCTTCTCGCCCTGGGGTGATCTCACCTGTTCCGGAGGCACGATGGACGCGAACGCCGCCGTCGACATCGAATGCACCCGCGACAGCCTCCTCGAGATGGCCGGCTGGTACGCGGGGACGCACGATCGGCGCGATCCGCGGATCTCGCCCGCGCTGGCGTCGGGGGGCCGCCTTCCGCCGTTGCTGGCGTTCGCGGGCAGCGACGAGATCCTCCTCGATGATGCCCGCCGGCTGGTCGCGCGTTCGGTGCGGGGCGACCTCGTCGTCGGCGACGGGATGCAGCATGTCTGGCCGATCTGGGTCGGAGTGTTCCCCGAAGCCGGCGAGGCGATGGCGCGGGCGGGCTCCTGGATCCGCGACGCGTCCTCCGGCGGCTCGTCGAGCTGA
- a CDS encoding diacylglycerol kinase family protein, protein MPGGQNDNEEAPDRADPPHPSDAVYSDGPDEPELEAADEELAEQTEEIAEGDLPEGDGLTGDLLDDEEMDSGTTSSNAPGSTGAPDPTEAAAPDDVIREPDDVEPDTTDGEEGEARRVSAEGEPAPMADTEGRPSPKAALVYNPIKVDADDLRARVERAAKEAGWSEPLFYETTVDDLGDDVTRQALKEGATAVLVAGGDGTVRAVAEAMTGTGVPLTIVPSGTGNLLARNLLLPLDNPDAMIRATFDGDSLAMDVGFASLRREDGKVDEHAFVVMGGMGLDAAMIANTNPKLKKQVGWVAYVDGVARSLPAAKPFRLMYQLPQRRIHAARVQSVLFANCGSLPAGLELIPEASVADGNLDIVFIQPKGLLGWIFVWRRVAWDNSFLRRFRSGRRVMALRTKDNAVRYSRGLGVDLATSEPHPVQLDGDEFGEAAQVRVRLEPASLLLALPRGHKVEGL, encoded by the coding sequence ATGCCAGGGGGACAGAACGACAACGAAGAGGCGCCCGACCGCGCCGACCCGCCGCACCCGTCCGATGCGGTGTACTCCGACGGCCCCGACGAGCCCGAGCTCGAGGCCGCCGACGAGGAGCTCGCCGAGCAGACCGAGGAGATCGCCGAGGGTGACCTTCCGGAGGGCGACGGTTTGACGGGCGACCTCCTGGACGACGAGGAGATGGACAGCGGCACAACGTCCTCGAACGCCCCGGGCTCGACCGGCGCGCCCGACCCGACCGAGGCCGCCGCCCCCGACGACGTCATCCGCGAGCCCGACGACGTCGAGCCCGACACCACCGACGGCGAAGAGGGCGAAGCCCGCCGCGTGTCGGCCGAGGGCGAACCCGCCCCGATGGCCGACACCGAAGGGCGCCCGAGCCCGAAGGCGGCCCTGGTGTACAACCCCATCAAGGTCGATGCCGACGACCTGCGTGCACGCGTCGAGCGCGCCGCGAAGGAGGCGGGCTGGTCGGAGCCGCTGTTCTACGAGACCACGGTCGACGACCTCGGCGACGACGTCACCCGCCAGGCTCTGAAAGAAGGTGCGACCGCCGTGCTCGTCGCCGGTGGTGATGGCACGGTGCGCGCCGTGGCCGAGGCGATGACCGGCACCGGCGTTCCCCTGACGATCGTCCCGAGCGGCACCGGGAACCTCCTCGCCCGCAATCTCCTCCTCCCCCTCGACAACCCCGACGCCATGATCCGGGCGACCTTCGACGGCGATTCGCTGGCGATGGATGTCGGCTTCGCCAGCCTCCGACGCGAGGACGGGAAGGTCGACGAGCACGCGTTCGTCGTGATGGGCGGCATGGGCCTCGACGCCGCGATGATCGCCAACACCAACCCGAAACTGAAGAAGCAGGTCGGCTGGGTGGCGTACGTCGACGGCGTGGCCCGGTCGCTTCCGGCCGCGAAGCCGTTCCGGCTGATGTACCAGCTGCCTCAGCGCCGCATCCATGCGGCGCGCGTGCAGAGCGTGCTGTTCGCCAACTGCGGGTCACTTCCGGCGGGACTCGAGCTGATCCCCGAGGCGTCGGTCGCCGACGGCAACCTCGACATCGTCTTCATCCAACCCAAGGGCCTCCTCGGCTGGATCTTCGTCTGGCGCCGGGTCGCGTGGGACAACAGCTTCCTCCGGCGGTTCCGGAGCGGACGTCGCGTGATGGCGCTGCGGACGAAAGACAACGCCGTGCGGTACTCGCGCGGCCTGGGCGTGGACCTCGCGACCTCCGAGCCCCACCCCGTGCAGCTCGACGGCGACGAATTCGGTGAGGCCGCTCAGGTGCGCGTGCGACTGGAGCCCGCCTCGCTCCTCCTCGCCCTCCCCCGCGGGCACAAGGTCGAGGGCCTCTAG